In Leptospira bourretii, a genomic segment contains:
- a CDS encoding methyl-accepting chemotaxis protein: protein MRQNFPVTNKEVEFHEGTKITSKTDLKGIITYVNEDFLRISGYTEKELIGQPHNLIRHPDMPKGAFQDLWDTIKGQHSWVGIVKNRCKNGDFYWVDANVSPIYEDGKHVGYMSVRTKASTKQIQNAEILYSKMNSGQGKLEVNSPSIFRFSCPSIFLMQTIVSGLLLVLFYLKTNSSLVFLSNPLISIFGFVLFVMTATFGYLSIRKNKNSFLKVKEYLENLYNGKLKFDVAFETRGDYSEIFPLIKKTQFEFRGMISQLIGNAEIVKTQIGSLTYAVEHIHIAFQELSKAMYSLADSSIVTRESSDSIFQEMDTLNHLIGNIRTESNVVQFESKESYHFSLVGKNCSDKAMAQFQKAKKQILKTSEVIKELGEKTKAIRKITETITAISEKTNLLSLNASIESARAGDAGKGFAVVAGEVGKLAVQSNQSAKEISAFINELTSKILQTVTDIKEGLTEVEIGSLEFETVQMEMDKILKNAEDTKSSAEKINGSTEGTESMSGNVLGNMEKIQTQLINTSAIVEELSAAANEQKQTIGAIEESITHLGLVADRLDSVAFRFHF from the coding sequence ATGCGTCAGAATTTTCCCGTCACAAACAAGGAAGTGGAATTCCATGAAGGAACCAAGATCACTTCCAAAACAGATTTAAAAGGAATCATCACTTATGTGAATGAGGATTTTTTACGCATTAGTGGATATACAGAAAAGGAGTTGATTGGGCAGCCGCACAACCTGATCCGTCATCCTGATATGCCTAAAGGAGCATTCCAAGATCTCTGGGATACAATCAAAGGGCAACACTCTTGGGTGGGTATCGTGAAGAATCGCTGTAAAAACGGGGATTTTTACTGGGTGGATGCAAATGTGTCACCAATCTACGAAGATGGAAAACATGTAGGTTATATGTCGGTTCGCACCAAAGCATCCACAAAACAAATTCAGAATGCAGAAATCCTATATTCCAAAATGAATTCTGGACAAGGCAAACTTGAGGTGAATTCGCCATCGATTTTTAGGTTCTCTTGTCCTTCTATTTTTCTAATGCAAACGATTGTTAGTGGTTTGTTGTTGGTATTATTTTATCTTAAAACAAACTCTAGTTTGGTTTTTCTTTCAAACCCCCTCATCTCAATTTTTGGATTTGTTTTGTTTGTGATGACAGCAACGTTTGGGTATCTATCGATTCGTAAAAATAAAAATTCCTTTCTAAAGGTGAAGGAATATCTGGAGAATTTATACAATGGTAAGTTGAAATTTGATGTGGCTTTTGAGACTCGTGGTGATTATTCCGAAATTTTCCCATTGATCAAAAAAACACAATTTGAATTTCGAGGAATGATTTCTCAGTTGATAGGGAACGCTGAAATTGTAAAAACTCAAATAGGCTCACTCACTTATGCTGTAGAACATATTCATATCGCATTTCAAGAATTATCGAAGGCAATGTATTCCTTGGCAGATTCTAGTATTGTGACTCGTGAAAGTTCTGATAGTATTTTCCAAGAAATGGATACACTAAATCATCTAATAGGAAATATACGAACTGAGTCGAATGTGGTACAATTCGAATCCAAAGAATCATATCATTTTTCCTTAGTGGGAAAAAATTGTTCTGATAAAGCAATGGCCCAATTTCAGAAAGCAAAGAAACAGATTTTAAAAACTTCTGAGGTGATTAAAGAGTTAGGTGAAAAAACAAAGGCCATTCGAAAGATCACAGAGACTATCACTGCAATTTCCGAAAAAACAAACTTGCTTTCGTTAAATGCTTCCATTGAATCGGCAAGGGCAGGGGATGCTGGAAAAGGATTTGCAGTGGTTGCAGGAGAAGTGGGAAAGTTGGCAGTACAATCCAATCAATCTGCCAAAGAAATATCTGCTTTCATCAATGAATTAACATCAAAAATTTTACAAACGGTCACTGATATCAAGGAAGGACTAACCGAGGTTGAAATAGGATCTTTGGAATTTGAAACCGTTCAAATGGAGATGGACAAAATTTTAAAGAATGCAGAAGATACTAAGTCCAGTGCCGAAAAGATCAACGGATCTACCGAAGGAACAGAATCCATGTCAGGAAATGTTTTAGGAAATATGGAAAAGATTCAAACACAACTCATCAATACTTCGGCCATTGTGGAAGAGTTATCGGCTGCTGCGAACGAACAGAAACAAACCATAGGAGCTATTGAAGAATCCATCACTCACTTAGGTTTGGTGGCAGATCGATTGGATTCAGTTGCTTTCCGATTTCATTTTTAA
- a CDS encoding 3-hydroxyacyl-CoA dehydrogenase NAD-binding domain-containing protein, which produces MREIKTVTILGANGAMGSGSAGVIAAFGGAKVHMLARDVEKAKQGIEAAVASVKTDTIRARMIPGSYDADLEKAVAESDWVFELVAESYEVKEPINTRIAKARRPGTIVSTVSSGLSIGRLAKAYDEDGQKHYYGTHFFNPPYKMILCELVTHSGNDKKVTQALGEYLDKVLGRAVVYTNDTPAFAGNRIGFQLMNEVAHFAEKYADKGGIALMDEIMSGYTGRAMGPLATADFVGLDVHKAIVDNIYDNTKDEAHETFKLPGYFQKLIDAGKLGMKSGGGLTKVVKHADGKREKFVYNIKTGEYDPYPKFDIPFIKEARQKIKDSDYKGAMDIVKNASGFEAEIARYFISRYISYSLSLVGEVVDTKENTDGAMGFGFNWVPASAFVDFLGGPKETIKMMEQSKIPVPKLLKDAKEGKKFYELGDKLDARSLFKG; this is translated from the coding sequence ATGAGAGAAATCAAAACTGTCACGATTTTAGGTGCCAACGGAGCCATGGGTTCTGGAAGTGCGGGCGTCATTGCTGCCTTCGGTGGTGCTAAAGTCCATATGCTCGCTAGAGATGTAGAAAAAGCAAAACAGGGTATCGAAGCCGCTGTCGCATCCGTCAAAACGGATACAATCCGCGCAAGAATGATCCCTGGTTCCTACGATGCGGATCTGGAAAAAGCTGTCGCAGAGTCAGATTGGGTATTCGAACTCGTGGCGGAAAGTTACGAAGTCAAAGAACCGATCAATACTCGTATTGCTAAGGCTCGCCGTCCGGGAACCATCGTTTCCACTGTGTCCTCTGGACTTTCCATCGGTCGTTTGGCAAAAGCTTACGATGAAGATGGTCAAAAACACTACTACGGAACACATTTTTTTAACCCTCCTTATAAAATGATCCTTTGTGAACTCGTAACCCATTCAGGAAACGATAAAAAAGTCACACAAGCGTTAGGTGAATATCTAGACAAAGTTCTAGGTCGTGCCGTTGTTTATACAAATGACACTCCTGCTTTCGCTGGAAACCGCATCGGATTTCAGTTGATGAACGAAGTAGCTCACTTTGCAGAAAAGTATGCTGACAAAGGTGGAATCGCCCTTATGGACGAAATCATGTCTGGTTACACTGGACGTGCGATGGGCCCACTGGCAACTGCTGACTTCGTTGGACTTGATGTTCATAAAGCTATCGTAGACAACATCTACGACAATACAAAAGACGAAGCTCACGAAACATTCAAACTTCCTGGTTACTTCCAAAAGTTAATCGATGCTGGTAAACTCGGTATGAAATCTGGTGGTGGTCTCACTAAAGTTGTGAAACACGCTGACGGAAAACGTGAGAAGTTTGTTTACAATATCAAAACTGGTGAGTACGATCCGTACCCAAAATTTGATATTCCTTTTATCAAAGAAGCTCGCCAAAAAATCAAAGACTCCGATTACAAAGGTGCTATGGACATCGTGAAAAATGCATCTGGTTTCGAAGCAGAAATCGCACGTTACTTCATTTCACGTTACATCAGTTATTCGCTTTCTCTCGTAGGAGAAGTAGTGGACACAAAAGAAAACACTGATGGAGCAATGGGTTTTGGTTTTAACTGGGTTCCTGCGTCTGCATTTGTTGATTTCCTTGGTGGACCAAAAGAAACAATTAAGATGATGGAGCAGTCTAAAATACCAGTTCCAAAACTTTTAAAAGATGCAAAAGAAGGCAAAAAGTTCTACGAGCTTGGCGACAAACTAGACGCAAGGTCTCTTTTCAAAGGTTAA
- a CDS encoding OsmC family protein, producing MTNPDPNAKPKMNFHVETSRVDSHTSLSRCKSAEIVLDTDMAGNPNAFNPAELLLSALSACIIKGVERVAPILHFQLKGIQVIVDGIRQDVPPKMESIRYQIIVDTEESDDRLRLLHENIKKYGTVFNTVAPGTDLAGEIRRK from the coding sequence ATGACAAATCCAGACCCAAATGCAAAACCAAAAATGAACTTCCATGTGGAAACTTCGCGTGTGGATTCCCATACGAGTTTATCTCGGTGTAAATCGGCAGAAATCGTATTAGATACGGATATGGCTGGGAATCCAAATGCCTTCAATCCTGCTGAGCTGTTACTTTCGGCTCTTTCGGCCTGTATCATCAAAGGAGTGGAAAGAGTGGCTCCCATCCTTCATTTTCAACTCAAAGGGATACAAGTCATCGTGGATGGAATCCGGCAAGATGTTCCACCCAAAATGGAATCCATTCGTTATCAAATCATTGTCGACACGGAAGAATCTGATGACCGTCTGCGCCTGTTACATGAAAATATCAAAAAGTATGGAACCGTCTTTAATACTGTTGCACCGGGAACCGATTTGGCTGGTGAAATTCGAAGAAAATAA
- a CDS encoding acetyl-CoA acetyltransferase → MSEKVFVLGGEQTDFQRNWTKEGKTFMSMMREVLDDALEKVGISYDEIKRLNKENRVAVFVGNFDAEQYANQGHLGAFLTEVNPALYGVPGARYEAACASGSVALDAAITHIRAEDYDLAIVLGVEVMKTVSSSVGGDFLGTAAYYDKEAKGVQFPFPKLFGKLADVILERYELKEERFMDALAEISRINYANAKRNPKAQTRTWFMNKEHAMARGGDNNMAVGGRLCITDCSQVTDGAAVTILASKDYTKEYAKKTGRKVDDIPRVKGWGHRVAPITFEAKKQESVGDKYILPWTRQTVKDAYKRADLDVKHIDVFETHDCFTSSEYAAISAFGISEPGKEHIAIEEGTIDFGGKKPINPSGGLIGVGHPVGASGVRMMLDLYKQVTNTAGDYQVKGAKNGLMLNIGGSATTNFVFILGK, encoded by the coding sequence ATGAGTGAAAAAGTATTTGTACTAGGCGGGGAACAAACCGACTTCCAAAGAAATTGGACAAAAGAAGGAAAAACCTTCATGTCCATGATGCGTGAAGTATTAGATGATGCTCTTGAAAAAGTTGGCATTAGTTATGATGAAATCAAACGATTGAACAAAGAAAACCGTGTGGCTGTTTTTGTTGGAAACTTTGATGCAGAACAATATGCCAACCAAGGTCACTTGGGTGCTTTCCTTACAGAAGTAAACCCTGCTCTTTACGGCGTTCCTGGTGCTCGTTACGAAGCAGCTTGTGCTTCTGGATCCGTTGCACTTGATGCAGCGATCACACATATCCGTGCAGAAGATTATGATCTAGCGATTGTTCTTGGTGTGGAAGTGATGAAAACTGTTTCTTCTTCTGTGGGTGGTGACTTCCTTGGAACAGCTGCTTACTACGATAAAGAAGCGAAGGGAGTTCAATTTCCTTTCCCTAAACTTTTCGGAAAACTAGCAGACGTAATCCTCGAACGTTACGAACTTAAAGAAGAACGTTTTATGGATGCTCTTGCTGAAATTTCTCGTATCAATTACGCAAACGCAAAACGTAACCCTAAAGCACAAACTCGTACATGGTTCATGAACAAAGAACATGCGATGGCTCGCGGTGGAGACAACAACATGGCCGTGGGTGGAAGACTTTGTATCACTGACTGTTCTCAAGTAACAGATGGTGCTGCTGTCACAATCCTTGCTTCCAAAGATTACACGAAAGAATACGCTAAAAAAACTGGCCGCAAAGTAGATGACATCCCTCGCGTAAAAGGATGGGGTCACCGCGTAGCACCAATTACATTTGAAGCAAAAAAACAAGAATCCGTTGGGGACAAATACATCCTTCCATGGACTCGCCAAACTGTAAAAGATGCTTACAAACGTGCTGACCTTGATGTGAAACACATTGATGTGTTTGAAACACATGACTGTTTCACTTCTTCTGAATACGCTGCGATTTCCGCCTTCGGAATTTCAGAACCAGGAAAAGAACACATCGCAATCGAAGAAGGAACCATTGACTTTGGTGGTAAAAAACCAATCAATCCATCTGGTGGTCTTATTGGTGTGGGTCACCCTGTGGGTGCATCTGGCGTTCGTATGATGCTCGATCTTTACAAACAAGTCACAAACACGGCAGGTGATTACCAAGTAAAAGGTGCTAAAAATGGCCTTATGCTCAACATCGGTGGATCTGCGACTACGAACTTCGTGTTCATCTTAGGGAAGTAA
- a CDS encoding SpoIIE family protein phosphatase, whose translation MKRETLFWDLTLKLEAFTHTVPVPFAVYYAIITQKMEPEHWKIFIALCLVFATGIGLLGTFVRHLLLKYLYAKIERVSIPTSGLSSLSKEEMEYARSVKILLFRYPLLEAIIIVIRWLSGVIPISFLFFYLVAYMPSVLRSAIFTFVMIAPISFVTYYFISESCIRPLFDLPQIKNIELQEKDIPKFNYFTRILVAFFSLAALPFVIFSYILYSLAMGEIAVQDPMIPIVTVSFIFIIPLIVCSYVVAKSVNEGLNETSRSLGELSKGNFDVVVTPKSSDDFAKQAFYLNSVITKLKGMYEEIRNLNEGLEEKVTQRTNELNQSLKDISNLKIQQDGDYFLTYQLLNPLAIKDVDSSQLEVDHLVRQKKVFEYKNQRYDIGGDINISHSIVLQNRRFLLFANADAMGKSMQGAGGALVFGAVFQSIVQRTKTDPGYQALGPEDWLKYNLQEMHMIFEAFDGTMLVSLTMGLLEEDTGRLFFLNAEHPSLVLYRKGKAEYISADVSYRKLGTLGAMPIQHIKEFQLQAEDILIIGSDGKDDLLRLDEDGKWEVNSDEQTFLKLVESTEANLLAITKQIESIGQVIDDISLIRICYLPKKLS comes from the coding sequence GTGAAACGAGAAACACTTTTCTGGGATCTTACTCTAAAACTAGAAGCATTCACACACACCGTCCCTGTTCCCTTTGCCGTATACTATGCAATCATCACACAAAAAATGGAACCAGAACATTGGAAAATTTTCATTGCCCTTTGCCTGGTGTTTGCAACCGGGATTGGCCTACTCGGTACGTTTGTTCGCCACCTCCTTCTCAAATATCTATATGCAAAAATTGAAAGAGTTTCTATTCCAACATCTGGACTTTCCTCTCTTTCAAAAGAAGAAATGGAATATGCTAGATCCGTAAAAATACTTCTTTTCCGTTATCCTTTGCTCGAAGCCATTATCATCGTAATACGTTGGTTATCTGGTGTAATCCCTATTAGTTTTTTATTTTTTTATTTGGTGGCCTACATGCCATCTGTCCTTCGCTCTGCCATTTTTACTTTTGTAATGATTGCTCCCATTTCTTTTGTTACTTATTATTTCATCTCAGAAAGTTGTATTCGCCCTCTCTTCGACCTTCCTCAGATCAAAAACATAGAACTTCAAGAAAAGGATATTCCAAAGTTTAATTATTTCACAAGGATCCTTGTTGCATTTTTTAGTTTGGCAGCGCTCCCCTTTGTTATATTTTCCTATATCCTATATTCACTTGCAATGGGTGAAATTGCTGTTCAGGATCCCATGATTCCAATTGTTACTGTTTCTTTTATTTTTATCATCCCTCTTATCGTTTGTTCTTATGTAGTTGCTAAATCTGTAAACGAAGGACTAAATGAAACTAGCAGATCTTTAGGAGAACTGTCTAAAGGAAATTTTGATGTTGTTGTGACTCCAAAATCCAGTGATGATTTCGCCAAACAAGCATTTTATCTAAACTCCGTGATTACCAAACTCAAAGGTATGTATGAGGAAATTAGAAACTTAAATGAAGGATTGGAAGAAAAGGTCACTCAGAGAACCAACGAACTCAACCAATCATTAAAAGATATTAGCAATTTAAAAATCCAACAAGATGGCGATTATTTTCTCACCTATCAACTATTAAACCCTCTTGCCATAAAAGATGTAGATAGTTCACAACTAGAGGTGGATCATCTGGTCCGACAGAAAAAAGTTTTCGAATATAAAAACCAAAGATACGATATTGGAGGAGATATCAATATCTCCCATTCTATCGTTTTGCAAAATAGAAGATTCTTATTATTTGCCAATGCAGATGCCATGGGAAAATCGATGCAAGGTGCCGGAGGGGCTTTGGTATTTGGTGCGGTCTTTCAGTCCATTGTCCAAAGGACAAAAACAGATCCTGGATACCAAGCCTTAGGCCCAGAGGATTGGTTGAAATACAACCTCCAAGAAATGCATATGATCTTTGAAGCCTTTGATGGAACTATGCTCGTTTCCCTCACCATGGGACTTCTAGAAGAAGACACAGGAAGATTATTTTTTTTAAATGCAGAACATCCTTCCCTTGTTTTATACCGAAAAGGTAAAGCAGAGTATATTTCTGCGGATGTTTCATATCGAAAATTAGGTACCTTAGGTGCGATGCCCATCCAACATATCAAAGAATTCCAACTCCAAGCAGAAGATATTCTAATCATTGGGTCCGATGGAAAAGATGATCTTTTACGTTTAGATGAAGATGGAAAATGGGAAGTGAATTCTGACGAACAGACTTTTTTAAAACTAGTTGAATCAACAGAAGCCAACTTACTTGCCATCACCAAACAAATTGAATCCATAGGCCAAGTCATTGATGATATTTCTTTAATAAGAATCTGTTATTTGCCTAAAAAACTTTCCTAG